The genome window TTTCATAGGGGCCCGGCGCAtaagcctagtggccaaatcctcactcggaatacactgggatcccatacggacactagttcctgtcccagctgctccactttccatccagctccctgggaaagcagagcctggctcaaagccttggggtcccacacccatgtggaagaccagaaagaagctccaggcttcagatcagctcagctccagctgctgtgtctatttggggagtgaactagcagatggaagatctttctgtctctccttctctctgtagatctgcgtttccaatacaaataaataaatcttttaaaaatctttcattagGATAGAAAATAAAGCTACATAATAAAACACACTTAACAGTGTAGGTTTTGTTTATAAGTTAGCTTTAAATTAAATGTACACTATAAATGCTAACCTTCAGACATTAATGGACTAGAGGAGAGACTAGCAGGATTCTATATAGTGTTGGAAGACAGTGCTTACcatctcatctgttggtttattcctcatTCCACACAGTCCAGTACTACAGTGAGTTCTCCACCTGCGGCCTGCTGCCCGACCACGGACATGTtacggggtgcgagcgagatcatacCAGACACGTTTAAGCTATATCAAGGAGTCTTTACTAACCAAGCTCGGTGATAACAGAGCACACTAGAAGTAGCAAATCAcgagtccatatggcaatccaaccaatcataatccaaccaaacataaccccaagaggaacaaatggtcattaccctgaagtccatccattaagctgaagacctatgtcccagcttccccaacaatagaagttatcctaagagacatgcaacgaataacctggacacacttacaaagctgcagacactcaccttcccctggcttctccgcccacattccatcactgctaggcctcactgctcctggagctcctgacagcacacaaaccagaaacaacattatatTCATTGCCctatctaagcagcacacagggaccatgctcaggggtttacctgtcctgggtcagccaagagtcgaggtgccagagcaatggaagcacctgacaagaaagagagcaagagcccctgcttcatgggccttttaaaggggcttgtgagaggAGTGGTTACAGGACAAGGCAGACCGTCCCCTCTCAGATgacaggtgagtcacaggtgggcaggagggaatacctaggtggtggtgggggagtggctgagggcttcctaaggatggaattaacattccattgccaTTAGGACCcatcttcaggacagagggtgggggacacagccacattccatttgcccactgtcagtgggtgctggctatcactggctgtacCCCGTAACAGACAGGCTGCTTCTCACAGGGTGCGTGTGGCGAGGCTGACCACACATGACACAGTCACAGTGTGACTTTCAAAGATGAGTGTCTTCACACAGCCTCACACCACGACGGAGCACCACTCTTCACTGGCTCGCTGCACCTCTCGCACCAGCTTCCCGCTGAGAGGGGCACGCTCCACACGGTGGACACTGCAAGTACGGCTCTGCGAGAATGCTCAAATCACTGTGAAACCGACAGTTCTGGGAAGCACAAATGCTTATAGGAAAGGAATATAGCAAACTAATCAATGAGGCACAATTTCAGGAGCAAGAGTTACAGTTTTGAAGTGGAgctgatatttttttttactctcagTTACAGTATTTATTAAAGTGGTGGAGACTatcccaaatttaaaaaaaattaaaagctcagTTTACACTTGGTTCTCTGTGATCCTTTTCATCTGAGAGCTACTGCTTCAGCGCAACCCTGCAGGATGATGCTCCCTTCTAAACACCTCACACAAATTATGTCCTATTTTATAAACTGGACGATCCTTCTCAGTGAGAAACTCTATTTGTTTCTAAAGTTTTCCCTCAGTGTTCTTTATTTGTGATGGGGACAGCAGGCCACTGGGACATTCGCCTCCGAAGCCTGTGCTGCATTTTCTAGAGGTCAGAGCAGCACCTCAGGGCTCGGGcctgcacagacacacagcacaggGTAATGGCCTTTACTGGACAGCGGTATCTACACGCCAATAAAACTTCCAGTGCTCTTGTGAAATAGCTTTTATGTTTACTTGAGATTTCCTGTTGATTTTCatgtaaaaacaaaagtaaaatttagTAAGCTAAAAGAGGTGGGCGCCTCCAAAACAAGTGCATGCACCTATCCCTTCCTTTACAGTGTAGGGCACCTTCTGCTGGAGGGAAACACGGGGTGCCTCTGGGTGACATGACATGGTGGCTGGGTTTGCCTTCAAATACGTCAGCAGAGGCATCACGTGTGGGAAGAGGTGAGACAACGGCTGAAAGTGAACAACTGGCTATGTCAGCAGAACTTGGAGCTGCTTCTGCCGGCACTGTGCGTTGCGTGGCTTGGCAATAACCAATAATTACActtcaataataaaaacaagggAAAAATAAGGGTATTTTTCACCTGTAAAACTACTGTTTAACTGGATTTTTTGGTAAGGATCCATAGAAGATTATGTCACATGGTTAAAATAGTTAAAAGTTGGGAAGACCTTAATGTCACTCAGGAGGTGACTGGTGAAATACAGCACATGCCTCAGGAAGCCACGCCAGCAGCGCGGAGGGCGGCCGAGGGAGCACAGGGCCGGCTCCCTCGGAGCGGGGAGGAGCCGCGGCACAGTGCTCCGTCAGTGCTCCGCCAGTGTTCCGCCAGTGCTCTGGCACAGTGCTCCGCCAGTGCTCCGGCAAAGTGCTCCGGCACAGTGCTCCGCCAGTGCTCCGGCACAGTGCTCTGGCACAGTGCTCCGGCACAGTGCTCCGCCAGTGCTCCAGCAAAGTGCTCCAGCACAGTGCTCCGGCAAAGTGTTCTGCCAGTGCTCCGGCACAGTGCTCCGCCAGTGCTCTGGCACAGTGCTCCGGCAAAGTGCTCCGCCAGTGCTCCGCCAGTGCTCCAGCACAGTGCTCCGGCACAGTGCTCCGCCAGTGCTCCGCCAATGCTCCATCAGTGCTCCGGCAAAGTGCTCCGCCACAGTGCTCCGCCAGTGCTCCGCCAGTGCTCCGCCCGTGCTCCGGCACAGTGCTCCAGCACAGTGCTCCGCCAGTGCTCTGCCAGTGCTCCGGCACAGTGCTCCGCCAGTGCTCCAGCACAGTGCTCCGGCACAGTGCTCTGCCAGTATGCCCAAGGCTGGTCTGCAGAGGAATTCCAAGTGCTTTTCTGCTGTTTCCTTGAAACTGTTCTGAATTACTCAAACATTTTACAGGTGGAGATATTAATTTTATAACCGAGGGAAGCTATTTTCTATTGCATCGTACAATTTTTCTCATTATGTTGTTCTTTCTAGCTAATGAGAAAGTATCATACTTTTAAAACAATATGACATCCAGAAcacaattcatttatttcaaaaatataaatggcAATCTTTAAGGATAAACACCATTTTCCTCAACCTATGAAAATGCACTAAACTATAAAATGCCAAAGACTACATAAAACAGAGCATTATAACATATATaggaacagaaataaaaatcttttggtTAATTCAAATCAGGCTAAAAATACTGTTAGTCATACGAAGAAACAGCATCTGGAAGAGGGAAGATCATGTTTTCCAGTTGGTTCTTGAAGAATTTGAATTGAAAGTGTTCCAGCAGTTCTATGCAAAATATATTTAGGGATATTTTGGTAGTATGTTTCTTCCTGGAATAGAAGAGATGGCAAAATAGAATAACATAATTTCCAGATGCATGACTTTGTAAATTCAGTGCTACCAACTTAGCTTTATTTCACTGAATTTCGAGTCAGCACTGAATTTTAGTCAGCACAAGAGCACTTTTGGAGTAAGGCTGAACTTACTGGTGACCCCTGAAACATCATGTAGGGTTTATTACCCTGGGGGAGAGCCCAGGACACTAGATGCTGCAGCGGCTGTGAGAGTGTGAACTCCCAAGCAGTCTGCATGGAGTtcaggagggggcaggagggagccccGGGGAGCTCCACACCAGCCCTCTCCAGGCTCCATACTGCACACAACAGTGCTGTGCACACCCCTGATTCAGGAGGCACAGTCTTCCCACTGCTTCCTAGTTCCTCGCTACTTTAAGGTTTCAGGGAACTTAAAAGTCACTCTCTCTCATCAAGAGATTAGGGATCTCCGAGTGTGGCAATCCCATTTTGGAAACCGTAAAGACAAATCAGCAGATACCTGGGAGACATTTTCTTCCTTCAAATCCATGTGCTAAGCTTTAGGAATGATGAGAGGTTTCCTAGGTTTGGATTTATCCATGTCACAGATCTGCACCAGAATGGAAAAGAACATTTTATTAAGAAATAGCCATATTCATGTATACCACATTTATGCTAGGGTGCACTCCTGTGCCTTAATTATTATGCTTCTGCATCACATTGGGGAAAATTCCTTAACTTGTTACAATGTGTTACAAGTGTACCATACAATGAAGCAGCCCCAGGTTAAAATTCGCACCTGGTTCCTAGCAGTGGGCTGCCCGGGATGGCTGGCACTGGGGTGACGCTCCTTGGATGAGCTGGAAGAGTGCAGACACGACTTCCTCTTGGACCCGAGGCTTGGTCTGCCTTCACCCTCAGTGGGATGTGCTGACTGCTGCTGTGGCCGTGGGAAATCGTCCATTTCTGTGTCTGACTCAAAGATGTGTGGTTGTCTTCTGGGCTttgatggctcccagcactgccCCGGGGTTTGCGCTGTGTGCTTGCTTGTTGACTTTTCTTTGGCCCTCACTGGGAAGTCAACAGCATTTCTCATCACACCGAAATTCTTGCCTGACATCTGAAAGCCTGCCTCACTGGGCAGCTGCCGACTCGGATTGGAAGGAACACTGTGTTTCCTGGATCCCGCAGCAGAGGAGGGCGGTGTGGCCATCTTTCGGGACTGCGTGTCCCTTTTTGGCAGACGTTCGGAACTCTTCTGATGCACATTTCCAGTGTGCATTGGAATGTTACTATTAGATCCTTTCTTAACAGCTGGACCTAAACTTAGTTTGTTTTCCTGAATCATGGTAGTTTTAAGTGAAAACAATTTATGTTCTGTAACAGTGTACTGATTTCTTTTCGTGCTGCCAAATGCTAAGTTATTTCTATTTATCTGTGGAAATCTGTTACTGAAAATAGGCACAAATTTAGGGGTAATTTGACTCTGGGAGCTGAGGTGACGAGCCTGGACTCCTTTGCTGAACTTAGGCGCTTCCGCGTGTCCCTGTGGAAGCTCGTCAGACCCAGGCCTCTTGTTCCCAGGGACAGACTCTGGCTCAGCTTTGCAAGCCGAGAAGATGCTTGGCTTTGGCTGGCTGCTCACGAGTGCTCCCTGGTGGCCCACTTCTCTCGAGCATGGTGgtaggctgggagccaaggcaggTGTTCTGGAAGTGGCTTGAGTCATACAAGGCCTGAATGGATTTTTAGTGGTCAAATTGCATGGCTTTACTTtgttttcctggaaaaaaaaatagagattagGAAAACTTCAAAATGTATTCAATTTCATTAATGGGGAATAAGCAAAATATATTCatcaaaataagaatataaagTAAGAGTACTATACACAGAACAGGTAAAAAACAGAAGTTTGCCTTTGCTGGAAATGTGTACCTTTTCTGTAGTTTGCCTTCTTTTGCAGTTTTACCACCTTTTCAAGGTAGTGTTTTAGATGAATATTTCTCCTAAATGCTGTATCAGTCAGCCATGAGCCCGCGAGCACAGCTCCCGGCAGGCCTCTCTTGCTGGCGACAGGCTGTGCACCGGCTCTCCCGTTCCCATAGGGCTGAGCCATCACTTCCCCAGGGCCCTTCCCCCCCTCCTCCCGCAGTCCAGCCGTGAGAAGTGACTCTCACCTCAGCACGCATTTGTCACACACACTAGCACAAGGTGACCCCCTCACGTCTCAGGGGGCAGATACCAGATGCTTGGAAGGAAAGTCACTCCTATGTCCTCAGCAGTTACTCCAAAGCATCTGCCGAATAAGTGTGAAAAGTGCTGCCTTGTCCACTTGGGCCTCTGGCAATAGGTGGGATTTGACTCCAGGGCAGGAACAGCATTCGCATTTTCTTGAACTTCATTGTGTTTCTATGGCCAGCCACTGAGCCTGCCACCTAGCAGCAGCTCAGCAAGCTTTTACAACATCAAAGGCAGCTGAGCatacagtatttttaaagaaaaatcatatacatatatgcagcgacatttataatttattcatttctaatttttaaaaaaatttcatttatttatttttttttggaaagtcagatatacagaaagaggagggacagataggacagcccaaggccttgggatcctgcacctgcgtgagagacctggaagaggctccaggctcctggcttcagacgggcacagctctggccgttgcagccacttggggagtgaatcagtggatggaagatcttcctctctgtctctccatctctctgcataaatgactttccaataaaaataaagataaaataaatctttctacaaAAGAATACATTACTTATATTTTTAGACACAGAAATTTTCTGGAATATCTGTTTCATGTCTAAACTATACTCACACCCTGTTCCTTCTTCTTGTGTCTCTCAGATGTGGATCTCTGATGACAATAATCTccaggagtgatttttttttcactgactaGCCTGTCAATATATTATTTACCCATTCTTTCAATTGTTAAAAGAGCAAAAATAACTCAAACAAGGAAACCCCTAAGCTCATATTCAAAATTCATAAAAAGCCTACAAAAAGGAGCTGTGTAAACAGCAGATGACATAATAAATAATTCATAGAACTTAAATATACTTCAACAGGAAGCCAAAGCTTTGTGACATCATAAGCAGACATTTAAAATGTGTGCTTTACTGtacatttctattatttttctaaGTGTCACTAGCAGAAGTAGCTTGGTGTTGTTTTTATGAAggatctatttatctatttgaaaaggagaatgagaaagagaaggaaagacagagagctatctttcttttgctggttcactctgcataCAGCTGTAATGAGTGGAggagcagcctggagccaggaatccaggAGGGCTCAGGCCCTCTGCTACTGCCTTCCTGGGAACGTAACAGTGAGCCAGATGCAAGCACAGCATATGGGACTCACACCCCAATAGAAGATGTTGACactgcaagtggtagcttagcccactgtgaCACAACATCGGTCCTGCTGGCTGACCTCTAATTTCTATGATTTATGTATAATTTAATGCAATTTTATACATTAACATAAAAAAACCTTAGCCTATGTTTAGATATAAATGGAATATAGCAGAAATCTAGTAGTATGGTAATGATTAAATGAAACCTGGAGAATGACTTGACCAACTGTCCTGTGTAAGAACATGTTAGTGTGTTTCTGGCTTCAAATGAACCAGAACTCAGTTAAGCTTAGATCTAATCATAGGTAGATGGGAAAGGCGGACGTCTCAACAAGGACAGGTCAATCAAGTCCAGATGGGGACCTTCTCAAGGGCAGAtgatccagggcccggcggcgtggcctagcggctaaagtcctcgccttgaaagccccgggatcccatatgggcgccggttctaatcccggcagctccacttcccatccagctccctgcttgtggccctgggaaagcagtcgaggacggcccaatgcattgggacactgcacccgcgtgggagacccggaagaggttccaggttcctggcttcggatcggcgcgcatcggcccgttgcggctcacttggggagtgaatcatcggatggaagatcttcctctctgtctctcctctgtatatatctggctgtaataaaatgaataaatctttaaaaaaaaaaaaaaagggcagatgATCCAGTTTTCTAGCAAACAGCTGGCTAGGATAGTACTGAACAGAAGATCTTAAGAgacaataaaacagaaataatgtgGTTCTCGCTTAGATTTTGATTTAAACAAGATCTCAAAATCAACCTTAGAGATAAAAATGTGGAATTGCAGCATGGACTGGTATCTGATTACATTAAAGGGCTACTGTTAGTTCTGTAACCTATAATGCCATGAGGATTGGGTGAACATTTTCACAAGGCCCTTTAGAGACAGAAATACATACTACAGTCTTAACAGGTGAAATACCATCTTAGCTTGGATTTGTTAGAAAATATTGCAGTTTATTCCATCACCCAAAAATATGCCGAGAGGAGAGCTAGATTATACACACACCAGAGCTCCTTACACTAATTCCTTTTATGTATCTTTGAAAATTCCCATCagttgaaaaaaaacaaacaaactacttCCGGTAAGCACTCCCACTAACACAATTCTCGAGAGTGTATGCTGACTTTTCCGAGCTCAGGAGGGGCCCTAAGGCCTGGCTGGGGCCTCTTCGCCACGGCGCTCCTCAGGTCGGCCAAGGCTGCTGCCTCCTTGCTCGAGTCAATCTCGCTTCCTTTTTACCTTCTTTCACTTCAAGGACAGACCCGAACAAATGTGTCTCAGAGTTGGTGCCAGACAATCCAGTTTGTGACAAGCACCATCAGTGTCAAAATTACTCTCACCACATTTTCACAACTGAGAAAACTGAGGCGTAGGAAATCAAGCCTCCTGCTCAGTGAGCAGCACAGAATCCAAATCCAGGCGGCTGGCTCTTAGAGCCCAAGTTCCTGACCACAAATCTATACTTCTCCTAGTTACAGACTAAGAATCTAACAACATGGGATTCAGTTCTAATTCTGCAATAAATTTCACTGTGTGACCTTAGTTATATTACTTGAAGGCTTTAACTTCTTCTTCTGCACTCTTGAGAGAACAATTCTCTGTTCCAGGAGTCAATTCTGATAATAACATGTGATAATACACACAAAAGCAGTTGGcaaaagaatcaagcaggctAAGTTCTATCAGCAGCTTCAAGTTATCCGGAAGACTACAGAGATCAGACTTTGCAGTTCAGTGCTACTTTACCTGTTTAAGACAACATTTAACAAGCATCTTGTCATGATTCAGTACTTCTGAAACCATCAGGAGCTGGAAACAACAAGTACTCAACAATAAGAGGCACATCAACAAACACATGATGTGATGACCTTCCGATCTTCACTTACATTTCTCAGATCCAGACGGGACCAGCAGCTAAACGTCCACCATGTGTGGTCTGGGCAGGCTATCTACTACCATAAAGCTCTACTGTCCGTTGGTATTTGTCTCCCTAACCCCTTCTAAGGAAGGGGCCTTGCCTAACGCCTCTGACGGCCAGGTTGTCATAATTTCTGTATCAGCTTTCTCTAGCTCCTGCAGGAAGGATTGGCTGATGACTTGAGGTTACTAAATCCATACATTGGCTAGTATGTGGCCTAGCTTGGACAAACGCTGGATCATCAAGGATTGTAGAACGAAACCTGCAGGCGTGGTCTAAGGTGCAGTGTGCGTGCGCAGAAAGCAGCTGAAGTCGCTGGAGCGgtaggcacagtgacagagggcCCTCCTGAGCCCAGAAAGCAGACCCGACATGAGGGATTTCAGCATACTCCTGTGCTGACAGGTTTGCAAATCCAGTTTCAGTATGTGTAAATCCCCCTAAAACAAAACATCCCCCGTTACTGAAATGGAGAGGCTCTCTTTCATGATGAAGATATGTTTATGTGTTACTTGGATGGCACCACACAGAAGGTCGTTTTGAGGAAGAGCTCTCCACCCTTAATGGAGCAGACACTTTCCCAAGAAGGACTTGCGGGCAGCATGACAAAGGCACTTGTCTCCTACTGTCCCCTCCCAGTGGAGGGCCCTGTGTCTGTGGGCCTTTGAGGACTATTCAGTTGAGCTGCACACGATGGAACTTTCTGTTTGTCGAATAAGAAAGGATTCTAAAGACACAGAGAGGGCAGAAGCAGAAGGAGCGCCCCCCAAGGATGTTAGCATCAGTAAAATCAAAGCTAAGTTTTCCTTCTTTATTCTGACAGTCTGGGTAGGCTAATCCCATCAGCCCACAGCCAGTTGTATTCATTTCTTCATGATGGAGCCAGCAGTGCCCCTGCCCTCTGCAGGAGTGAGGTTCCAACGGCGCCTCCTGCTGACTTCACTTGAGGGGGCGGGCACCCTACCTTCTACTCAGGCGAGCTCACACTTACAGCACGGTCTCTCCAAACAGTCTTCATAAAATCAGCTCCTTTTAGTCTCCAACTACGCAACTCGGTTATATCCTTGACGTGGGTGTTGCATTTCAGTGAGCAACTACTATCATACTATGTCAAATACAGCGCTAACCAATGGCAGTGACAGGTGCTAGGTCCAGTACGAACAAGCAGTGTTAGGGAAACGATGCTGCACGCATTATCACAGAGATGTAATACAGGTGCACGGGAGGCCATGAGGACAGAGAATCAAGTCTCTTACCTGCAAATGAGCCTTAGTCAGTTCCTGTGTGTAGTAGCACGGCTTATTTGTCATCTTTATGGGAAATCCACATATATGGGGCAGTGTAGATTTTAAATCCGAAAGAAAGCTTTTCACCACATTTTCCAGGTCTACCCTTGGGAAAAACTGTACGGGCTGGCTTCTGATGCAACTGAGAGGGTATCGAAACATCAGTTAAAGAACAATGGAAAGGCTTTTGTACTTACGAGACAGAATCtcaatggaattaaaaatgaaaatagaaacgtTAAAAAGCACATATAAGCAAAGTTTATGTTTGTTATTTATCCTGAACTGCCCAAAGGTATATTACACTTTCTCTTAGGGATCTTTACTCcacgtatttttttaaagttcattttaaacTAACAAATAATAATTGCACTTGTTAGTGTGATATATCATGACATTTAACACTTGCAATCAAAGCATTCATTGTGCCCTTTGTACCTAGCTTTCTAAATGCACCAGCAAACtaagacatttaaaaatctaaggaatgggcccggtgccgtggcctaacggctaaagttctcgccttgaatgcgccgggatcccatacgggcgcaggttctaatcccggctgctccacttcccatccagctccctgcttgtagcctgggaaaacagtcgaggatggcccaaagccttgggaccctgcacccgcgtgggagacctggcttcggatcggtgcagcactggctgtggtcacttggggaatgaatcatcggacggaaggtcttcttctctgtctctcctcctctctgtatatctatctgactttgtaataaaataaataaatctttaaaaaaaagtctaaggAAGACAGTATGGCCCTTCAAGAGTACGACAGTTCTAGGGAAGAATGGCAGGTTGTAGCTCCACAGTGATAAAGTCATACGGAGAGCTCCGAAGGAAGTTGAGAGAAGGATTTCTGCTGAAAAACACTCTGAAGACCTGGACTATCACCGTGCTGCTAGTGAAAGGGAGTGGCTGGCATAGGCTGACCTCGGCTTTGCTGTGAGGGCTTGGGTCAGAAACAGACTCCAGATTGGGAGAACCACGGCTCTTCCTTCCTCTACTTTTAAATCTCAGCTGGCAAGAATACAGAGACAGACTGAGAAATCATGTTCAGATTTAATAGTTTCAGACCCagtgcgcagtagcctagcaactaaagtcttccTTGCCTtccacaccccaggatcccatatgggcaccagttctaatcctggcggccccgcttcccatccagctccctgctgttggcttgggaaagcagctgaggatggcccaaagccatcctcccatgtggcagacccggaagaggtttctggctcttggcttcggattgcggtcacttggggagtgaggcgatggatggaagattttcctgtctataaaaataaatcttaaaaaaagatgtgagAGTTTCACTTGGACACCTGTGCTCTTTctttgcataatttttttaaaaaatcctgttaaagaggatttttttttaaaaaaatggtgtgGTACATGAAGAGCACAGTAAATCCTCAAAACTAAAATAATCTTCAGTTTCGGTCAATGATTTCAAAATAGCCACCAGAGGGAGCTCTTGGCTAAGCAGACGCgtaattgttgttttttttttttaagatttatttatttatttttattacaaagtcagatgtacagagagtaggagagacagagaggaagatcttccgtccaattattcactccccaagtgaccgcaatgtccggtgctgtgccaagccggagccaggagccaggaacttctttccaggtctgccatagaggtgcagtgtcccaaggctttgggccgtccttaactgctttcccaggccacaagcagggagctggatgggaagtggagctgctgggattagaaccagcgcccgtatgggatccggcgcgttcaaggcgaggactttagccgctaggccacggcgccgggcctggCAGATGCGTAATTGTTTTCTTAGAAAACTTGTCTGACTACTCAGATTTTTGGTTTATGCTCAAAACTGTAGacagagcattaaaaaaaatcttgttaatTTCATCACTAAATAAAAGTAGAACAAATTCTAGGCAAAACAAACCTACTCACATGGAtaagaaataaagtgaaaattagTTTCACTTGGACATCCACCCCGAGAAGGCTGAAACGTTAATGACACAGGGCTGGGAAaagcctgggccctgggctgacACAGTGGTTCAACAGCTAACCTTCCACCCTGGGGCGCCAGCATTCCATGGGGGTGCCAGTTGgcttcccaactgctccacttccaatccaacttcctgcttatgacctgggaaagcaggggaggatggctgctgcagccctgtgggagatgcgaagaagctcccggctctggatcggctcagcttctccgctgcagccatctggggagtgagccagcagatggaacatcctCTCCCTC of Ochotona princeps isolate mOchPri1 chromosome 18, mOchPri1.hap1, whole genome shotgun sequence contains these proteins:
- the C18H18orf63 gene encoding uncharacterized protein C18orf63 homolog, whose amino-acid sequence is MNEPKQQLLFFMTLPDLHKLCAVRLLLSHGLANTEIRSTQRKMCRHLLLLHQEILTSPVPELFNQIWVVMAISFYKAGKLNAYTEKYGVKMEAPQRVIPAIVEACLSFSLPARLAPAWNKAGHLLVQGRDFLSQMGKQSAIVLDISVTETQVCLSVEACTIRLPPPELEEFNISQSLIKDFLTNTNAVIASHSILSNWCYILPSMKMGQIINILHAIPPDCPFHSHAELRMHWEELYGYKLPEDCENAKTYCSIYFKMTGERTFTYPLHRFCIRSQPVQFFPRVDLENVVKSFLSDLKSTLPHICGFPIKMTNKPCYYTQELTKAHLQENKVKPCNLTTKNPFRPCMTQATSRTPALAPSLPPCSREVGHQGALVSSQPKPSIFSACKAEPESVPGNKRPGSDELPQGHAEAPKFSKGVQARHLSSQSQITPKFVPIFSNRFPQINRNNLAFGSTKRNQYTVTEHKLFSLKTTMIQENKLSLGPAVKKGSNSNIPMHTGNVHQKSSERLPKRDTQSRKMATPPSSAAGSRKHSVPSNPSRQLPSEAGFQMSGKNFGVMRNAVDFPVRAKEKSTSKHTAQTPGQCWEPSKPRRQPHIFESDTEMDDFPRPQQQSAHPTEGEGRPSLGSKRKSCLHSSSSSKERHPSASHPGQPTARNQICDMDKSKPRKPLIIPKA